A window of Neorhizobium galegae bv. orientalis str. HAMBI 540 genomic DNA:
CTTCTGTCGAGAAAGCCGGAGAACTCGGTCGTCCAGATCGGCCTGCAGATGTTCATGACCCAGGAGGGCAATCTCTGGGGGCCGCTGATGGCGGCTGCCGCACTCGCCAGCATGCCGATCCTGATCATCTACCTGGTCCTGCAGCGCCACGTCATCGAATCCTTCATGAAATCCGGAATCCGCTGATATGCTGAGTTACGAACGCCTGATTACGCTGGAAGGCGCCCACAATGTCCGCGACCTCGGCGGTTACCAGACCTCGAACGGCGGCCCGACCCGCTGGCGCTCGATCCTGCGCGGCGACGCATTGCACCGGTTGAGCGAGGCCGATATCGAAACCTTGCTGGACAACGGACTTGCCACCGTCATCGACCTGCGCAACGCCAACGAGATCGCCGCCGAAGCCAACCCGTTCGCCGGTCACGCTCGGGTGCGCTACTACAATACGCCGCTGTTTTCGGCGCTGGCGCCCGTCGAGATGATGGCGAATGCGGTGGCGAGCTTCGATATGGGCGACCGCTATTGCCAGGCGATCGACAACTGCCAGCCGGCCATTGCCAAAGTCCTGAAGACCATCGCCGACGCGCCGGATGGCGCCGTGCTCTTCCATTGCAGCGCCGGCAAGGACCGCACCGGTGTGATTTCGGCGCTGCTGCTCGCCAATGCCGACGTCGATGAGGCAACCATCGTTGAAGATTATGCTCTGACGGCGACCATCTCCGGACCGCTGATTGCAAGGCTACGGGAACGGGCACTTGGTCGTGGGACGACGCCGGAACTGGTCGATATCGTCCTCGCCTCCGAACCACGCAGCATGCGGCAGGCGCTGGACCATATCCGCCGTCGCCATGGCGGCGTCGAGGCCTATCTCTCTACGCTCGGCCTCGATGAAACCGAGCGGGAAAAGCTTCGCAACCGCCTGGCCTAGGACCTCAAGGTCGTGAACGAGAAGAGCAGCGCCGTGCTCAGCTCTGCGGCCGCGCGGCCGGAACCAGCACGCGGTCGACGATCCGCGAGTCGAGGTCGTAGACGGAGATCGGCGTCTGCTTGCCGATCCGGGTGCCGTCGAGAAGGCGGATCAAATCATCCGCGCCGCCGACGGGCTGGCCGTCGATCGCCAGGATGAAATCGCCCTCCTTCAGGCCAGCCAGATCGGCCGGGCTGCCGGGATCGATGCGGCGGATACGCACCGTCGTCTCCTGCAACATGCCGGCCTTTACCGCGACGCGGCGCGGCAGCGCGGTCGTATCGACGACGATGCCGATAAAGGCGCGCCGCACATGGCCGAAACGCAAAATCTCCGAGACGACGAAATTGGCCGTGTTGGAGGCGACCGCAAAGGCGATGCCCTGCGCGCCGCGGATAACCGCCGTGTTGACGCCGACCACTTCACCGGAGGCAGACACCAGCGGTCCGCCGGAATTGCCCGGATTGAGCGCCGCATCGGTCTGTACGACGTCGTCGATCAACCGGCCGGTGGACGACCGCATCGATCGACCCAGCGCAGATACGACGCCCGATGTCACCGACCAGTCGAAACCGAGCGGATTGCCGATCGCGATCGCGATATGGCCGCGCCGCAGCTTCTGGGAATCGCCGAGCCGTGCCCAGGCCTGCACGTCCATGTCGGCACGCACCAGCGCGATATCTGTGTCGGCATCGCGACCTAGAACTGCGCCCTGCCCGACCGCCCCGTTGGCGCTGCGGATACGGACGGTCTTGGCGTCTGCCACGACGTGGTGGTTGGTGATGATCAGGCCGTCGGGCGAAATCGCAAAGCCCGACCCGTGGCCTCCTTGGCCAGCAACGCCGCCCAGCCGCTCGATGCGGCTTACGGCAGGACCGACGCGGTCGACCGCGCCGGCAACCGTCTCCGAATAGGCGTCGAGAAGCACGCCATCCTCGGGGACGGGAGGATTGATATCGATAAATCCCATCACAAGAACTCCGGAAAACACCTTCTCGGAAAAGGGAAGGTTGTAGAAGAAGCTGATGTGGTGGGCCTAAAAGGCAGAAACAAGAACCCGCCGTGCGGGCTCAGTCCTCGGCGAAGATCGGGTCCTGGGTGAACATGCCGCCCTGGTAGACCGCAAGCGCCGAGGTCGGTTCCGGACGCGGAATGCTGGCTTCCAGTTCCGCGCGATAACGTTCTGCATTGTCCTTCGGCTTCCAGCCGAGATAGGACGCATGCGAATTGTCCCACCACTTGCTGTCATTGTCGGAAATGCCCCAGATGATCGGGCAGCCGAGCATCGGGGTCCGGAAGACGCAGCCGATCAGCGACACGAAGTCGTCATGTGACATCCAGCCGGACAGCATCCGGTGGTTGATCGGTTTTTCGAAGCAGCTGCCGATCCTGACTAGCGCCGTCTCCTGGCCGAATTTCTCGAAATACATGCGCGCCAGAGCCTCGCCGAAGCATTTCGAAACGCCGTAAAGCCCGTCCGGCTTCATCGGAGCCTTGACGTCGATATGCTCGTCCTGCCGGTAGAAACCGACGACATGGTTGGAACTGGCGAACAGGATGCGGGGCTGGCCGTGCGCCCGAGCCGCCTCGTAGAGATTGTAGAGGCCGAGCAGGTTGGCATTGAGGATCTTCGAAAACTTGTCCTCCACCGAAACACCGCCGAGATGCAGGATACCATCGCAGCCCTCAACCAGCTTCATGACCGCATCTGCATCCGCGAGATCGCAGACGACCAGCTCCTCATTTGGGCCGGCGGTGCCGAGATCGACGATATCGGACAGGCGAAGCGTTTCGGCGAACCCGGCAAGACGGCTACGCATGGCGCGTCCGAGGCCGCCGGCGGCACCGGTGATCAAAAGTCTTTTCAAGAAATCATCCTCCGAAAGCGGCCCGTCGGCCGCGGCAATCCAGTTCATTGGCCAACTTGTTCGTGACAAGCTTCAATACTTATCATACATGTTGAGAAAGCTCGGTCAACAAGTCGGAGCCGGCTTAGCGCGGTCGCTTAAGCTTGACACGCGTGTTGACGCGATATTGTGATGCGCCGCCGAGCAGGGAGGAATGAAATGAGCGTAGAAACCAGACTCGATACCGGCAGGGGATCGAGGACGCTAGTTTCCCGCCTCGGAGAAACGCTACGCCAGGCAATTGCTGCGGGCCAGTTTCCGCCGGGCTCGCGCCTGCCGAGCGAAGCGCAGCTGACCGAGGCGCACGGCGTCAGCCGCACCGTCGTCCGCGAGGCCATCGCATCGCTGCGCGCCGACCGGTTGGTCGAAGCGCGCCAGGGCGCCGGCGTCTTCGTGCTGGAGCCTTCGCGCAACGTGCAGCCGGTCATGCTATCCCTGTCGAATATCGATCTTGCCCGCGTATCCTCGATGATCGAGCTCCTGGAGCTTAGAACCGCGGTGGAAGTCGAGGCTGCAGGGCTTGCGGCCCTTCGCCGCTCCCCCGCACAGGAAGAGGTCATTCTCGATCGTCATTATGCGGTTCGGGCCTGTCTCGATGCGGCAAAACCGACCAGCGAGGCAGACTTTGCGCTGCATCTTGCCATTGCCGAAGCCACCAACAATCCCCGTTTCCGCGAATTCCTGACGATGATCGGCCGCAGCCTGATCCCGCGCGCAGCATTACGCCCGGACGATTCGGAGGCCGACCAGGCAGCCTATATCAAGCTGCTCGACGAGGAACATAATGCCATTGTCGTGGCGATTTCCGACGGCGACGAAGACCGTGCCCGCGACGCCATGCGCCGGCATCTGCGGGGTGCGCAGCTGCGTTATCGCACCCTCCTCCGGGAGCTTCGGGAAGCTGTAAGATGACTTGTTGACACAAGTCAGCGCAACCTGTACGACAATTTTTGTCTGGAGGAGACGCTTACAAAGGAAATCCGCATGATGACGCCTGAAGAAATCAAGGTCGCACTTGGTGCCGGCCTGCTGTCCTTTCCCGTCACCCATTTCGACAAGGAAGGCCAGTTCCAGCCGGAAAGCTATCGCCGCCATGTCGAATGGCTGTCGGGCTATGATGCACCGGTCCTGTTTGCCGCCGGCGGCACGGGCGAATTCTTCTCGCTGTCTCCCAATGAAGTCCCCACGATCGTTTCCGCAGCCAAGGAGGCCGCCGGCAAGACCGCGATCGTCTCCGGCTGCGGTTTCGGCACCCATGTGGGCGTCGA
This region includes:
- a CDS encoding tyrosine-protein phosphatase, which codes for MLSYERLITLEGAHNVRDLGGYQTSNGGPTRWRSILRGDALHRLSEADIETLLDNGLATVIDLRNANEIAAEANPFAGHARVRYYNTPLFSALAPVEMMANAVASFDMGDRYCQAIDNCQPAIAKVLKTIADAPDGAVLFHCSAGKDRTGVISALLLANADVDEATIVEDYALTATISGPLIARLRERALGRGTTPELVDIVLASEPRSMRQALDHIRRRHGGVEAYLSTLGLDETEREKLRNRLA
- a CDS encoding S1C family serine protease — translated: MGFIDINPPVPEDGVLLDAYSETVAGAVDRVGPAVSRIERLGGVAGQGGHGSGFAISPDGLIITNHHVVADAKTVRIRSANGAVGQGAVLGRDADTDIALVRADMDVQAWARLGDSQKLRRGHIAIAIGNPLGFDWSVTSGVVSALGRSMRSSTGRLIDDVVQTDAALNPGNSGGPLVSASGEVVGVNTAVIRGAQGIAFAVASNTANFVVSEILRFGHVRRAFIGIVVDTTALPRRVAVKAGMLQETTVRIRRIDPGSPADLAGLKEGDFILAIDGQPVGGADDLIRLLDGTRIGKQTPISVYDLDSRIVDRVLVPAARPQS
- a CDS encoding NAD-dependent epimerase/dehydratase family protein, with product MKRLLITGAAGGLGRAMRSRLAGFAETLRLSDIVDLGTAGPNEELVVCDLADADAVMKLVEGCDGILHLGGVSVEDKFSKILNANLLGLYNLYEAARAHGQPRILFASSNHVVGFYRQDEHIDVKAPMKPDGLYGVSKCFGEALARMYFEKFGQETALVRIGSCFEKPINHRMLSGWMSHDDFVSLIGCVFRTPMLGCPIIWGISDNDSKWWDNSHASYLGWKPKDNAERYRAELEASIPRPEPTSALAVYQGGMFTQDPIFAED
- a CDS encoding FadR/GntR family transcriptional regulator, producing MSVETRLDTGRGSRTLVSRLGETLRQAIAAGQFPPGSRLPSEAQLTEAHGVSRTVVREAIASLRADRLVEARQGAGVFVLEPSRNVQPVMLSLSNIDLARVSSMIELLELRTAVEVEAAGLAALRRSPAQEEVILDRHYAVRACLDAAKPTSEADFALHLAIAEATNNPRFREFLTMIGRSLIPRAALRPDDSEADQAAYIKLLDEEHNAIVVAISDGDEDRARDAMRRHLRGAQLRYRTLLRELREAVR